Proteins encoded together in one Glandiceps talaboti chromosome 11, keGlaTala1.1, whole genome shotgun sequence window:
- the LOC144442151 gene encoding arylacetamide deacetylase-like: MGVKPQETRTQRTAVIILMAMGVFTAWYVYVPVPDGFEEPWKLRLVETTGRTIRHLAVFGEYLGLEDSVKIARILFNVVQPNFLFGANVMMNDTSIAGVPVRIYRPIAMTTDQVPAIVFLHGGGWTIGSVRMHHDITKTLSSRLGIIVISVEYRLAPEHTFPIPLEDCLNVTKWILHHGQQLNISTNRVAIMGDSAGGNMAAAISQILTEENFTPKLKFQALVYPNLQVIDLSLPSYELNTAAMPAAKTVMSLFASFYLKGCIDEVFMEAMETGTLVPHDEETEVYFKYVDPVTLPPDFEPDGYKRHQPGKVNLTQWKEIKHIVLNNRFSPLLKHDLRGLPPAYIIAVKFDVLRDEGLLYTQRLRQAGVPADFRYYEHGFHGCFNLHELPGFKVSQEVMEDFLTYANDHL, from the exons ATGGGAGTGAAACCACAAGAAACTCGTACTCAGCGGACAGCGGTGATCATTTTAATGGCAATGGGTGTCTTTACAGCGTGGTATGTTTACGTACCTGTACCTGACGGTTTTGAGGAACCGTGGAAGTTAAGATTGGTGGAAACTACGGGAAGAACTATAAGACATTTG GCAGTGTTTGGGGAATATCTTGGACTTGAAGACTCTGTCAAGATAGCCAGGATACTTTTCAATGTTGTCCAACCAAACTTTCTCTTTGGTGCTAATGTTATGATGAATGATACAAGTATTGCTGGTGTACCAGTCAGAATCTATCGTCCAATTGCCATGACTACAGACCAAGTGCCTGCTATCGTCTTTCTTCATGGTGGAGGGTGGACTATTGGAAGCGTCA GAatgcatcatgacatcacaaagaCATTATCATCTAGACTTGGAATCATTGTCATCTCTGTGGA ATATCGATTAGCTCCAGAGCATACATTTCCAATTCCATTAGAAGACTGCCTTAATGTCACCAAGTGGATTCTACATCACGGACAACAATTAAATATCAGTACGAACAGAGTAGCCATCATGGGAGACAGTGCTGGTGGTAACATGGCTGCCGCCATCAGTCAGATACTCACCGAGGAAAACTTTACACCAAAGTTGAAGTTCCAAGCTTTGGTGTACCCAAATTTACAAGTCATAGATTTAAGTTTGCCGTCCTATGAATTAAATACTGCTGCTATGCCTGCTGCAAAGACAGTTATGTCGCTGTTTGCTAGTTTTTACTTGAAAGGCTGTATTGATGAGGTTTTTATGGAAGCTATGGAGACTGGAACGTTAGTACCACATGATGAGGAAACCGAGGTATATTTTAAGTATGTTGACCCAGTAACACTGCCACCAGATTTTGAACCCGATGGATATAAACGACATCAACCAGGAAAGGTGAACCTCACCCAATGGAAGGAAATTAAACATATTGTGCTAAATAACAGATTTTCTCCACTTTTGAAACATGACTTGCGAGGCTTACCACCAGCGTACATCATTGCTGTCAAATTTGACGTTCTCAGGGATGAAGGTCTGCTGTACACACAGAGGCTTCGTCAAGCGGGTGTGCCAGCTGACTTTCGATATTATGAACACGGGTTCCATGgttgttttaatttacatgaacTTCCAGGTTTTAAAGTAAGTCAAGAGGTAATGGAAGACTTTTTAACTTATGCTAATGATCATCTATGA